The Dreissena polymorpha isolate Duluth1 chromosome 4, UMN_Dpol_1.0, whole genome shotgun sequence region ctaataaaaagacgaatgcttcggttattgtaggaaaatatgtacgaaatatcttcgtcacaatcggctcggtgcgctaatttgtttttgctgtattttatgaaattcgtctttaaagTATAAtttatcttgcctattttgtgttttttaacatatgtttataagaatattaccatttaacacatataaaaatcgtgcaaaACCACTTTAATGTTTTGAGTGTTAAATATGTTAGCAAAATGTAATTCAACGGGTTTCAATTCAAATTGCCTGAATAAATAACTGCACAAAGGCTTATACCAGGAAGTTATTCGAAAACATTTTAGGTGAATCATTAAGTTAGAATGGTTAATATCCTATTCTTAAGAATCCTATAGATATTGACATTTCAGTGCAGATAATAAACATAAGTAAATATCAAAGCATAGCTAATTTTATCTAGACATTTTGCCGAAAATTTTCTCATTTTGACATCGACTATACTTATAACCGGATTTCAACGAAATGTGTGTAGGTTAGATCTATTATGTAATATAAAGAAAGCGCTCAAATTGAAAACAGCGGTCGTTCTATTTTGTCGTGAACTGTTTACCAACACTGGCATGTTTACCTGTTTAACATTCAGCGGTGACGCAAATTATGTCTATTTATGAGGACTACGTGCAGCTTTGCAAGTTGTATGTACTTCAtgaataaatgtgtttacaaaGCGTATAATTACAAAATATAGTGCATCGCCTCGTGTGGCGCCCTTGAataaagaagggcgagattatagaagGCACTATACGGATTCCGTACGTATTCGCATAACTTAACAATAGATAAAATGTATCATTGTATAAACCATGTACTAATTACCATGCCCTCGCATTGCAATTGCAAAATATACACGATCGGGCAATCCTATGTAAATTCTTAGTGCTACATAAAAGAGACCCCCCCCCCACCTGTAAATTGCGATTTCGACATACACACGATCGGGAAATCCTCTTTTAAGTGCAAAAGCGACATACACACGATCAATTAAAATAGCGATAAAGAGTTTAATAACGACGCACACGCAATCGGGGAATTATCCATACATTCTGATTTACCACTATGAAGATGGTTAACAGCCGTCTTAGACCACATATGGAAGACTTCCAGAGCCTTTAATCTTTTCTAGGGCAAATATTATAATAAACTACATCATGCCCAATTTCCTATTGGCGCCAAAAGCAAATATAGAACTTAGCTTTACTATTTTACTAGCCAATATTCTAGGCCACTATTGACGCTGAAAGTGTGTGCATATTGGTAAGTGACTAGAGATTCTCGTGTCTTCGTAAATATATATCACAAAACATTTTCAGAATGTGTTTAGTCTCATTAACTGGATGTTTTGTTTGAGATATGGGACATATGTCTTCACTTTCGTGAATTAACGACCAGACCCGGTAACGTTTGGTAAATATTTGGCCCGGATCCGCGGGTATTTTTCGACCCGTGAATCCGATTCGTTGTCGGGTACCCGTTTGAGAGCTACCCTCCTTTTGATAGTGTAGAAGTACCAGCACGTGTTCATTTTGTCCAAAAGCTAGGTTTACGAAGCAGCTTTATAAGCACTGTGAAATAACAGTTGTGTAAATTTGGTATATTCCTTGTACGTAACATTTGAGCTGTCTCATTTAAAAGCACATTTGTCTTTAACGATTCGAAACAGAAGACAAAAATGTATAGTGCGGCACAACTTACTACATTTTGACAATTTGTCGACAATAAATTGCTTAATGGAATATGAAGGCGTGTTTCCCTCACTTATAAAGTTTCAGTTTCGATGTAAGTTTCGAAGACATATGCGCATAAAACAATTCGTCGTTGGGGAAATGTGCCTTCGTATATAATGTTGAATTTATAGTGAATTTATATATTGCGATTTAACCAAATTTGTTAATTGTTATGCACATaggaaaacacattttttttaatgtacacgTAAGTCGCATTTTAGCACTTGCTCTATAAACGATATCATGTTACTTTAATTTAAAGTGTGTAGACAATTTAAATGTGTATAAATAAACTTATTTTGTGAATAACTAAGGGGGTCAATTCTTTCACGATTGTTAACATCGCTCCATGGCAGCATTTTTTAAGTTACAATTGCAAATCTTTCATAACCTTTGAAATATGTGTTTTCATTATGTTGAAAATCGTTCAGACATAACTAACGCTTATGTATTAAGCCCGGCTTGCTAAGATGGAGGCTCATATGTTTATATTGAGTATTTATATGAGGTACTCCCATCTGTTGATATGCTTAAATGAAgaattatacaaacaaataacTGTAGGTGTATCACTATTGTTGCAGGCGTTGACAACATACCGAGCGAAAAGTCGATACCTTGGGAACAATCTCCACCTCAGCAGCTGCAGCAGCCGCAACCACCGGCCTTCACTCAGCAGCACGTTTATTACGGACAGCCACAAGGCTACGGGCAAAAAGCTGGCGATGTTCAACAAGGCTATGGCGGCGAACACGGGTATGTCGTGGTAAGCTTATACCTCAGGTCATGGTTATTGCAGTTTTTGCCATTGAGCAGgtccagatttttttatataaaaaagcaaATCACGGTAATAACAGAGTAGGAAATTTTTGGAATAATTCTTTACCAAGGTAATATCTCGGTAATGAAAGTTATCAAGACAGGACATTTCTTAATTGTCTTTCTTTAAACAAGGCGGGTAATAATAAGACACAGTTCTTTTTAAAAGGCGTGTAGATGTTAAAGAATTTTTACGCTTTAAAATATCTCTAATGTAAGTTATTTTGAACTCTTCAGAGCCTACACTCTTATTATTACCACAACTCTTAGTTGTGCTGTTTATAAAGCTTTCAGTATTGTAATTTCAAATTATCACAATTTTATAGTTTTCAGTGCTACTAAGTTTGAAtgtttatagtgttaaaacttgtgtaatttccttttttaattttcatcTAGGTTTTAGCCCAGCCACAGCCGTCGACGGTACCGTTAGGGCAACGACCTACAGACTTTTTGCTGCCTTCGATATTTGCTTGTTTGTGTTGCTTCTGGCCAACTGGGGCCGGCGCCATCTATTTTGCAATGCAGGTATTTATGCAGCTTTTGAGATCTTTTTTAACGCTTGAAAAATACATTACAGCATGATACTAAACTAATCATTTCTTTAATCGTTGAATATGTTTTATTGCCAGTATGATACGCGCAGCACTTAACACTTATGATAATGATTTGAAACACCATAATATCTTTCTTTCCCTACTATTGTTATGCATTCAACCTAAACCCAACAATCTTAGTTAAACAGCATTGAGCTAGACATTGCCTATTTGTTGAAAATGAGTTAGAGTTTCGTATTCCTTCAATAATATCAAAGGCCGTATGAATATCCTAATATAAAGAATAGCTAATTAAGCTTTATATTAGCTATTAAGAGACATGACAAAGATAAAAACTAGGACATGTTTGATCTGAGTAATGTTTTTATGACAATAAAGTAATTACTTTCCTTACAATCCGTTGAATATGACTAAATTCGTGCCTAATATTTTTATTCCAATacgttatttatttttgtttatagtcCAAGAATGCGCTTAATAGTGGTGATCTGACTAACGCAAACCGGTACTCGGTGAATGCCCGGAACCTTACGATTATTAGTATTGTGATTGGAGTGATCTGTAGCGTCGTAATCATCGCGATGCTCGCAACAAATTTCTTCAGAGGAACCACCACGAATTGTACCTTTGGCAACTGCTAAGATGTCTCCTCGGTGATTAGTCGGAGAGAAGATAGTGAAAAGTGTCGATTATAGTTTTAAAAGTTCTATTACTGTATTATAAGATGGCTGGATTTTAGAACTGCACGTtacaagttgaattttatttttatgcctaAAAAGTTGATGTTTCATGACGACTAACGAAATAATGTTGGCGCAATGGTAGTTGTCATATGTAATTTGCAATTCATTTGCTTCAATAAGATTACTGAATTATGCATAGCGTTTTCTTGCGAtggtttttaaaatattataattaatattgcaAGTCGTTATGAAAAATCTGTAACACTGACTTTTCATTGAGTTTTAAAGAGTTTTACtgtaaattatttataacaataactttatttcatatatttgtatttaaaaaccGACAAATGTCATGACTTACTTACAATATCTAAATGTCGTGGTAGTTTTATCATAAAGAATGTTTACGATAGATGTACTtgcattaaaatttaatttttgtgAATTGTTGCtgtttgcaatattttgtttatttcgatTGATTAATTAAGGATATTGTGTTGCCATACAACTCAATATGAATATACATAACAAATGTATGTCTGGATTTTTACAACCATAATTGCGAAAAATTTGAGAAATCTTGATTCGATGATCTTAACATTAAACTTTGTGATAATATGTCTCTAAATAGTTAAAGTATTTGACGATGTCTTATGAAGActttttgtttaatgtaaacgTGCAGTTTCCTCTGATTTACAGGAAATccttttgtaaatattattattagtaatattattgaaatgtttcatttttatagaattttaatttatgtttttgctttgttttatttctttacatCATAATGAGTTGTGAATAACTCAGGGATAATAACAAGTGGTTTGAACTACACAAACGGTGTAACTCCCACCTCCCAACTCGCACAGAACGATCCAATGCAGTGAACTCAGTACCTCGTTTAGTGCATTGTCGGGCTTTATTGGCAATCTGCCATATGCGATAAATGAAGAACTATGTGCTATACACATGGCGTACCTGAGGTTTTACCATTTTATGTTTAGAAAACAATACTTAATACAATTACGAGTATGTAAAACGTTAACACATGAAATAATTCATCTCAAGTGAAAAATCTAGCCTTTCTTTTTTGAGGCCTTTTGACAGTGTCGAAATGTAATTAATGCTGGGAGCGTAGATTTGTTTTACCTCGGTTTTGACAATACACAACAATGTACAATGTTGCTGTCTGACCCAGTCTTGACAATATACAAACAAATGATGATTTTTCATCATAATGTGtacttattatttcattattacactttatacatgcgtttattatttatacatgctggcatttttatttatttttttattcccaTTATGTATTTTGAGTGCTAACTATCAAACAGCTGTCTTACATTGTTTGCCTGATTCGATGATGAAACAATGTTCAGTAGGTTAAATAATGATAACTTTTGCACTTTATACTTAGTACGTAAGCTGTAAATGCCTGTCGACATTGTTTTATTTGAACTAATTTGTTCTTTAAACTCCAAGAAAAATTTAACACAATATTGCTTGTTTCAAATTTGCCTCGACAAAAAATATGTCATCACACACACAATATATATAAGAAACTTGACATGTtgatcattttgtaaaaaaactagcatttcaataaaaacaatatttgtagcAAAATATTATATACTATGTTTATGTTCGTATTGTAATATTTAAGCTTTTCAGACACCTGTATAGTAAAGCTAATGACATTTAGTTTTTACTTTTCTGATTACTCAATGTATGTCATTGAATGTTATAACACACATAAGTTTAGATATTTTTGCATATGCACACTCAATATAACTGGACTTAATttctgttttttcttcttttatctCAAATTAAAGTGCATGAttcttttattataaatgtattttcacgtttgttattatatatgtattttcatgTTTGTAATCAACCGTTGgaattaaatacaatacaatgttgACTATTTTTCCACTTGTATGTACGAGTTTATTGCATAGAACTATTGCTTTTTAAATCGTTAACTGAGCAAACTAGAAAACGTTATGTAACATAGTATTTGTAGAATACAATAAACGTAAACAGAGTCCAATTCTGATTTCTTTACGTTtgatttctgcttattaacacaacacaacgttttcataatgtttgttaaatacaatataacatgcgaagcccgcaacgggcccagcCAACGAAAGCAAGAACAATGCCCTCCTATTAAATCTAACCTCAGAATCTTTTTTATTCTCACAAAACATCTACATTTTGTTTAAAGGTTAATTTGCATAAACTCAATTATAACTTTGATTGGTCATTAGTGTCTGTTTCTGCAAGTGCTTATTGTTGATTGGTTGCATTGCTAAATGTACTGAATCAATAACAGCCCCCCGGAACGTGTTTACCCATTTATCGAATAATCGTTTTAGACATCTGATTTGACTACATAATTTAATGAATGTGAGAGATAACTTAATAAGATTAGACTTCCCTTGGCATTAGTTCTTACCATTTTGTCATTTCGAAACCCTGTTAAATATACGTCGCTGAGTAGCAAATTCATTTTGTCGAGAGTTTCTTATATTCGACCTTTCAAATTGTTGATCTAGTCTACTTTAACAATGAATGTAAGGGTAGGCCAGGTTTTTACTTGCAAGAGATCTTAATTCAAGTTCTATTTTATGTATATTACAAAGATTAATTATCAATTTTCCAAACTtcttttatgttattattgtttctcacattcaaatattttatttatagaacccttaaaattttatttaacattataaactGTTACGTTACAGTTAGATCTTATATTCATTTTGCGCACTATGTTAATTCGACTGATAGGCATTGTGCCTCTGCAACAAACTTTGGTTTATTTATCGGTACCGGCGTTGTGTTGTAAATAACTTGTCGCTTTGCATTCCTTAAAAGTTAACTACAATTGTTCATTTTTCAAAACAGGAACAATTTCATAAAACAAACTagaataaaggttatacaaaccgGTTATGTATTATGAATGCTCAAACGACagattaaacattgttttttctttatcaaatacGGGAACATGTTGGTATCGGCTAAGTGCTTGAACATCTGTGTGGGCATCCACTTTTATGGCACtaaatatcatttaatttattgtaaacactttattaatatgtttcatttaaCCTGACTAATTCATGGTTATGATACAGCTCCGAATC contains the following coding sequences:
- the LOC127877594 gene encoding proline-rich transmembrane protein 2-like isoform X1; the protein is MMEKAGVDNIPSEKSIPWEQSPPQQLQQPQPPAFTQQHVYYGQPQGYGQKAGDVQQGYGGEHGYVVVLAQPQPSTVPLGQRPTDFLLPSIFACLCCFWPTGAGAIYFAMQSKNALNSGDLTNANRYSVNARNLTIISIVIGVICSVVIIAMLATNFFRGTTTNCTFGNC